In one window of Leifsonia sp. NPDC080035 DNA:
- a CDS encoding NADH:flavin oxidoreductase/NADH oxidase, translating into MASLFDPFTLRGVTARNRIWTSPMCQYSVLDHSGIPQTWHLVHLGSFATGGSGIVFTEATAVSPEARISPRDTGIWTDEQAEAWRPIAEFIESQGAVAGIQLAHAGRKASSWPAWGFEDRHGSVPEAEGGWRAVAPSAIAFGDFDVPAELDLDGIDQIVADFRAAARRSVDAGFRILEIHAAHGYLLHQFLSPIANRREDEYGGSLENRARLLLRIVAAVREEVGDGVPVFVRFSGSDWTPGGWDEQQTATVAGWAQEAGADFFDISSGGIQTGIRIPLQPGYQVPFAEHVRSSAEVDVSAVGLITTPQQAADIVENGSADAVMLARELLRDPHFPLRAAHELGVRIDYWPPQYLRAVWR; encoded by the coding sequence ATGGCTTCACTATTCGACCCGTTCACGCTGCGCGGCGTCACCGCCCGCAACCGGATCTGGACCTCGCCCATGTGCCAGTACTCGGTGCTCGACCACTCGGGGATCCCGCAGACCTGGCACCTCGTCCACCTCGGTTCGTTCGCGACCGGCGGCAGCGGCATCGTCTTCACGGAGGCGACCGCGGTGAGCCCCGAGGCGCGCATCTCGCCGCGAGACACCGGGATCTGGACGGACGAGCAGGCAGAGGCCTGGCGTCCGATCGCGGAGTTCATCGAGTCGCAGGGCGCCGTCGCCGGCATCCAGCTCGCCCACGCGGGACGCAAGGCCTCCAGCTGGCCGGCGTGGGGCTTCGAGGACCGGCACGGCAGCGTCCCAGAGGCCGAGGGCGGCTGGCGGGCGGTCGCGCCGTCGGCGATCGCGTTCGGCGACTTCGATGTTCCCGCCGAGCTCGACCTGGACGGCATCGACCAGATCGTCGCCGACTTCCGCGCCGCGGCGCGTCGTTCGGTGGACGCGGGATTCCGCATCCTCGAGATCCACGCGGCGCACGGCTATCTGCTCCACCAGTTCCTCTCCCCGATCGCCAACCGGCGTGAGGACGAGTACGGCGGGTCGCTCGAGAACCGCGCCCGCCTGCTGCTGCGCATCGTCGCTGCCGTGCGCGAGGAGGTGGGCGACGGCGTGCCCGTCTTCGTCCGGTTCTCCGGCAGCGACTGGACGCCCGGCGGGTGGGACGAGCAGCAGACCGCCACCGTGGCCGGCTGGGCGCAGGAGGCGGGAGCCGACTTCTTCGACATCTCCTCCGGCGGCATCCAGACCGGCATCCGCATCCCGCTGCAGCCCGGCTACCAGGTGCCGTTCGCCGAGCACGTGCGCAGCTCCGCCGAGGTGGATGTGAGCGCCGTCGGCCTCATCACCACGCCGCAGCAGGCCGCAGACATCGTCGAGAACGGCAGCGCGGACGCGGTGATGCTGGCGCGCGAACTCCTGCGCGACCCGCACTTCCCGCTGCGGGCCGCGCACGAGCTCGGCGTGCGGATCGACTACTGGCCGCCGCAGTACCTCCGCGCCGTCTGGCGCTGA
- a CDS encoding HAD family phosphatase, with the protein MSIAIPGRVIVFDYGEVISVTPTEADRAALVELAGGDSEVFWPAYWRHRNALDQGTMSIQQYWRGIEGELGEQWADARIHQLWLADFRSWLTIDHDTLQVLLDLKAGGTRLALLSNAGRDFGSYFRHGTLGDLFEQVFVSGELGTIKPSAEIFRHVLAELGTTAEQTVFVDNKEENVRGAEALGIAGHVYTNAADLRAYLEALAA; encoded by the coding sequence GTGAGCATCGCCATCCCCGGTCGCGTGATCGTCTTCGACTACGGAGAGGTCATCTCCGTGACGCCGACGGAGGCGGACCGCGCGGCGCTCGTCGAGCTGGCCGGCGGCGACTCCGAGGTGTTCTGGCCGGCCTACTGGCGGCACAGGAACGCGCTCGATCAGGGCACGATGAGCATCCAGCAGTACTGGCGCGGCATCGAGGGCGAGCTGGGCGAGCAGTGGGCGGACGCGCGCATCCACCAGCTCTGGCTCGCCGACTTCCGCAGCTGGCTCACCATCGACCACGACACCCTTCAGGTGCTGCTTGACCTGAAGGCGGGCGGCACCCGGCTCGCGCTGCTCTCGAACGCGGGACGCGACTTCGGCTCGTACTTCCGGCACGGGACGCTGGGCGACCTGTTCGAGCAGGTCTTCGTCAGCGGCGAGCTCGGCACGATCAAGCCGAGTGCGGAGATCTTCCGACACGTCCTCGCCGAGCTCGGCACGACCGCGGAGCAGACGGTCTTCGTCGACAACAAGGAGGAGAACGTCCGCGGCGCCGAGGCGCTCGGGATCGCCGGCCACGTCTACACGAACGCCGCCGACCTCCGGGCATATCTCGAGGCCCTGGCGGCTTAG
- a CDS encoding ADP/ATP-dependent (S)-NAD(P)H-hydrate dehydratase, producing MSEGRSWEERDAREWIAVPQEGDDKYSRGVLGVVTGSAMYPGAAVLGVEAAARTGVGMVRYLGADRPTEHVLRRRPEVVSAPGRVQAWLIGSGMDASSRPADDAGRLAVALGDGTPVVVDAGALDLVGRAAGPVVITPHYRELAGVLAAAADDDSDAVTADEVRADPAAWAARAAAALGVTVLLKGHTTHIVTPDGAHRTVSAGPAWLATAGSGDVLGGVLGALVATHADAVREHGHAALAALAATAAWLHGRAGESASAGGPIVALDIAEALPSVIRRVLGA from the coding sequence GTGAGCGAGGGACGCAGCTGGGAGGAACGGGACGCGCGCGAGTGGATCGCGGTGCCGCAGGAGGGCGACGACAAGTACTCCCGTGGCGTGCTCGGCGTCGTGACAGGGTCGGCGATGTACCCGGGCGCGGCGGTGCTGGGCGTGGAGGCGGCGGCGCGGACCGGTGTCGGGATGGTGCGCTATCTCGGCGCCGACCGTCCCACCGAGCACGTGCTGCGGCGCCGGCCCGAGGTGGTCTCGGCGCCGGGGCGGGTGCAGGCCTGGCTGATCGGGTCCGGGATGGACGCGTCCTCGCGTCCCGCGGACGATGCCGGACGGCTGGCGGTGGCGCTCGGCGACGGAACGCCCGTCGTGGTCGACGCCGGGGCTCTCGATCTGGTCGGCAGGGCTGCCGGCCCCGTTGTCATCACGCCGCACTACCGCGAGCTCGCGGGCGTCCTCGCCGCCGCGGCCGACGACGACTCGGACGCCGTGACGGCGGACGAGGTGCGCGCCGACCCCGCCGCGTGGGCGGCACGGGCCGCGGCTGCGCTCGGGGTCACGGTGCTCCTGAAGGGCCACACGACCCACATCGTCACGCCGGATGGCGCGCACCGCACCGTCAGCGCCGGCCCCGCCTGGCTGGCCACAGCGGGCAGCGGCGACGTGCTCGGCGGGGTTCTCGGCGCGCTGGTGGCGACGCACGCCGACGCGGTGCGCGAGCACGGCCACGCGGCGCTCGCGGCACTGGCCGCAACGGCGGCCTGGCTGCACGGCCGGGCGGGGGAGTCGGCGTCGGCCGGCGGCCCGATCGTCGCCCTCGACATCGCCGAGGCGCTGCCTTCGGTGATCCGCAGGGTGCTGGGCGCCTAG
- a CDS encoding thiamine-binding protein, giving the protein MLVAFSVAPSGGEGPDASVHDAVAAAVRIVRESGLPNRTSSMFTEIEGEWDEVMDVVRRATEAVGAYGTRVSLVLKADIRPGYSGEIDGKVERLEAALEQGA; this is encoded by the coding sequence ATGCTCGTCGCATTCTCGGTCGCCCCCAGTGGCGGCGAAGGGCCGGACGCCTCGGTGCACGACGCCGTCGCGGCGGCCGTCCGGATCGTGCGGGAGTCGGGGCTGCCCAACCGCACGTCCTCGATGTTCACCGAGATCGAGGGCGAGTGGGATGAGGTCATGGACGTCGTCCGGCGCGCCACCGAGGCGGTGGGCGCGTACGGCACCCGGGTGTCCCTCGTGCTGAAGGCCGACATCCGCCCCGGCTACAGCGGGGAGATCGACGGCAAGGTCGAGCGGCTCGAGGCCGCGCTGGAGCAGGGCGCCTAG
- a CDS encoding amidohydrolase family protein gives MSTTAIINARIFDGEGTIDATTAVIEGGRIRSLGRAAPRDAEIVDARGGTLLPGLIDAHVHTSEDGLRTALAFGVTTELEMQGMFTRGNRGQVSKDDTLADVRSAGFGITPPGGHPSELMDDDGESDEAPWDDADAAHGGDPWADIVMPFSTTPEEAAAFVPLLQASGSDYIKFMIDDGTVEGAPGLPMLDDATIAAGVAEAHRRGLLTVAHTLTLDATSSAVSAGIDGLAHLFMDRPHTAEVIDAVAASGAFVVPCVVLDASMMGIPATALAADPRVRSRLDDAWLATLEGSYDRYPQGRLDDVLASVRGLHEAGVDILVGTDASFPAPAFGGLAHGASVHHELQLLVRAGLTPAEALRAATATPARRFGLADRGRIAEGLRADLLLVDGDPTTRISDTLEIRQVWRRGTPLLP, from the coding sequence ATGAGCACGACCGCCATCATCAACGCCCGCATCTTCGACGGCGAGGGCACCATCGACGCCACGACGGCGGTGATCGAGGGGGGCCGGATCCGCTCCCTCGGACGTGCCGCACCGCGCGACGCCGAGATCGTGGACGCACGCGGGGGCACGCTGCTCCCGGGGCTCATCGACGCGCACGTGCACACCTCGGAGGACGGCCTCCGCACCGCACTCGCCTTCGGCGTCACCACGGAGCTCGAGATGCAGGGGATGTTCACCCGGGGCAACCGCGGGCAGGTGAGCAAGGACGACACGCTCGCCGACGTGCGCTCGGCCGGTTTCGGGATCACCCCGCCCGGCGGCCACCCGAGCGAACTGATGGACGACGACGGGGAGTCCGACGAGGCGCCGTGGGACGACGCCGATGCGGCGCACGGCGGCGACCCGTGGGCGGACATCGTGATGCCGTTCTCCACGACCCCGGAGGAGGCGGCCGCCTTCGTCCCGCTCCTGCAAGCATCGGGATCGGACTACATCAAGTTCATGATCGACGACGGCACGGTCGAGGGCGCCCCCGGCCTCCCGATGCTCGACGACGCGACGATCGCCGCCGGGGTCGCCGAGGCGCACCGGCGCGGCCTGCTCACCGTCGCGCACACCCTGACGCTGGATGCCACGTCCTCCGCCGTCTCGGCCGGCATCGACGGCCTCGCGCACCTCTTCATGGACCGGCCGCACACCGCGGAGGTCATCGACGCCGTCGCCGCGTCCGGCGCGTTCGTCGTGCCGTGCGTGGTGCTCGACGCGTCGATGATGGGCATCCCCGCGACCGCCCTCGCCGCCGACCCGCGCGTGCGCTCCCGGCTGGACGACGCGTGGCTCGCCACGCTCGAGGGCAGCTACGACCGCTACCCGCAGGGACGCCTCGACGACGTGCTGGCGTCGGTGCGCGGGCTGCACGAGGCGGGTGTCGACATCCTCGTCGGCACGGACGCATCCTTCCCCGCGCCGGCCTTCGGCGGCCTGGCGCACGGCGCGAGCGTCCACCACGAGCTGCAGCTGCTCGTTCGTGCCGGACTCACCCCTGCAGAGGCTCTGCGCGCCGCGACCGCGACCCCGGCCAGGCGGTTCGGGCTCGCCGACCGCGGCCGGATCGCCGAAGGGCTTCGCGCCGACCTGCTCCTCGTCGACGGCGACCCCACGACGCGGATCTCGGACACGTTGGAGATCCGGCAGGTGTGGCGACGAGGGACGCCGCTCCTCCCCTGA
- a CDS encoding TetR family transcriptional regulator, with product MAAGTGLRERKRAQTRLALHEAALRLFLERGFDDVTVAEIADEANVALTTLFTYYPEGKVALVFPQEEDRQDALIRAVRERPGGTDPLAAVQEFMASRLPFDAEDEHTERLLDLIFGTPALRAYVRKNWTDCEDALTAVLAEEWSDRGRIDLRALARFVLESPDIAAREESPGEALAVIFANLRRGWSV from the coding sequence ATGGCCGCAGGAACGGGACTCAGGGAGCGCAAACGCGCGCAGACGCGCCTCGCACTGCACGAGGCGGCCCTCCGGCTGTTTCTCGAGCGCGGCTTCGACGACGTGACCGTTGCAGAGATCGCGGACGAGGCGAACGTGGCACTCACCACGCTCTTCACCTACTACCCGGAGGGGAAGGTCGCGCTGGTCTTCCCGCAGGAGGAGGACCGCCAGGACGCCCTCATCCGGGCGGTCCGCGAACGGCCAGGAGGCACGGATCCGCTTGCGGCCGTCCAGGAGTTCATGGCCTCCCGGTTGCCGTTCGATGCCGAGGACGAGCACACGGAACGGCTCCTCGACCTCATCTTCGGAACGCCGGCGCTGCGCGCCTACGTGCGCAAGAACTGGACCGACTGCGAGGACGCCCTCACCGCGGTCCTGGCGGAGGAATGGAGCGATCGCGGGCGCATCGACCTGCGGGCGCTCGCGCGCTTCGTCCTCGAGAGCCCTGACATCGCCGCGCGCGAGGAGTCGCCCGGCGAGGCGCTCGCCGTGATCTTCGCCAACCTGCGCCGCGGCTGGAGCGTGTGA
- a CDS encoding MFS transporter: MNPVIAGPTQLSSARIRLALLALALGGFGIGSTEFVAMGLLPNIAHDLLPQVYAQSPDAANAQAGWIISAYALGVVVGAPTIAALAARWPRKKLLLWLLVAFTVGTIASALAPTFGLVLVARFLSALPHGAYFGIASLVAASLMGPGKRGQGVAFVLSGLTIANVIGVPFITWVGQAHGWRIAYLVVAAIFAATFAAVALLVPWQAGNPLATMRNELRAFGRLQVWLALLIGAIGFGGFFAVYTYIAPMVTSVTGLPASTVPLVLILVGIGMTVGNILGGRMADRSVPRSMMLFFVVLLVGLAALFLTAWSIVGLLISVFVIAGASSALSPTIQTRLMDVAHDSQSIAAALNHSALNIANAAGAFLGGLTVAAGFGYLSPVAVGAVLCVAGIALALVSFGIDRSRVRRGVDTGVVHAQHADPVPID; this comes from the coding sequence GTGAACCCCGTCATCGCCGGGCCGACGCAGTTGTCGTCGGCCCGTATTCGTCTTGCCCTGCTCGCCCTCGCGCTCGGGGGCTTCGGCATCGGCTCCACCGAATTCGTCGCGATGGGGCTCCTCCCGAACATCGCCCACGACCTGCTCCCGCAGGTCTACGCGCAGTCGCCGGACGCGGCGAACGCGCAGGCCGGCTGGATCATCTCGGCCTACGCGCTCGGCGTCGTCGTCGGCGCGCCCACCATCGCCGCCCTTGCCGCCCGCTGGCCGCGCAAGAAGCTGCTGCTGTGGCTGCTCGTCGCCTTCACGGTCGGCACCATCGCCTCCGCGCTCGCGCCGACCTTCGGCCTGGTGCTCGTGGCCCGCTTCCTCTCCGCGCTTCCGCACGGCGCGTACTTCGGCATCGCCTCGCTCGTCGCCGCCTCCCTGATGGGGCCGGGCAAGCGCGGCCAGGGCGTCGCGTTCGTGCTCTCGGGGCTCACGATCGCCAACGTGATCGGAGTCCCGTTCATCACCTGGGTCGGCCAGGCCCACGGCTGGCGGATCGCCTACCTGGTGGTGGCGGCGATCTTCGCGGCCACCTTCGCCGCCGTCGCCCTCCTCGTCCCGTGGCAGGCGGGCAACCCGCTGGCCACGATGCGCAACGAGCTGAGGGCGTTCGGCCGGCTGCAGGTGTGGCTGGCGCTGCTGATCGGCGCCATCGGCTTCGGCGGGTTCTTCGCCGTCTACACCTATATCGCGCCGATGGTCACCTCCGTCACCGGGCTGCCCGCGTCGACCGTGCCGCTGGTGCTCATCCTCGTGGGCATCGGCATGACCGTCGGCAACATCCTCGGCGGCCGCATGGCCGACCGCAGCGTGCCGCGCTCGATGATGCTCTTCTTCGTCGTTCTGCTCGTGGGCCTCGCCGCGCTGTTCCTCACCGCGTGGAGCATCGTCGGCCTCCTGATCTCGGTCTTCGTGATCGCGGGCGCATCCTCCGCGCTGTCGCCGACCATCCAGACCCGTCTGATGGATGTCGCGCACGACAGCCAGTCGATCGCCGCCGCCCTCAACCACTCCGCGCTGAACATCGCGAACGCGGCCGGCGCCTTCCTCGGCGGGCTGACCGTGGCCGCCGGTTTCGGCTACCTCTCGCCCGTCGCGGTCGGCGCGGTCCTCTGCGTGGCGGGGATCGCGCTGGCGCTGGTGTCGTTCGGGATCGACCGCTCCCGCGTCCGCCGCGGCGTCGACACCGGCGTGGTGCACGCGCAGCACGCGGACCCGGTCCCGATCGACTGA
- a CDS encoding response regulator transcription factor → MSEAPPIRIAIVDDHKMLLGALTEWIRNAADDIRMVAAVATWPELLTHPEFPVDVVLLDLDLKDNIPVSLKLSTLKTTGVRTVLMSTYSEPAVVREALAAGAMGYLVKSEDAEMIVEAIRAASKGESFISAELDLALNAGEVGGAPKLSAQERRVMALYGAGEPVKAVAFQLGISDETAKSYLKRIREKYRVAGYDVGTKVALRKRAIQDGILLQND, encoded by the coding sequence GTGAGCGAGGCTCCCCCCATCAGAATCGCGATCGTCGACGATCACAAGATGCTGCTCGGCGCCCTCACCGAATGGATCCGCAATGCCGCGGACGACATCCGGATGGTCGCGGCGGTAGCCACCTGGCCCGAACTGCTCACCCACCCGGAGTTCCCGGTGGACGTCGTGCTGCTCGACCTCGACCTCAAGGACAACATCCCGGTCTCCCTCAAACTGTCGACGCTGAAGACGACGGGCGTGCGCACCGTGCTGATGAGCACGTACTCGGAGCCCGCCGTCGTGCGTGAGGCGCTCGCGGCCGGGGCGATGGGCTACCTCGTCAAGAGCGAGGACGCGGAGATGATCGTCGAGGCGATCCGCGCGGCCAGCAAGGGCGAGTCGTTCATCTCGGCCGAGCTCGACCTGGCGCTGAACGCGGGCGAGGTCGGCGGGGCGCCGAAGCTGAGCGCGCAGGAGCGCCGGGTGATGGCACTGTACGGGGCAGGCGAGCCGGTGAAGGCGGTGGCCTTCCAGCTCGGCATCTCCGACGAGACGGCCAAGAGCTACCTCAAGCGCATCCGTGAGAAGTACCGCGTGGCCGGCTACGACGTCGGCACCAAGGTCGCCCTGCGCAAGCGCGCGATCCAGGACGGCATCCTGCTCCAGAACGACTGA
- a CDS encoding ATP-binding protein codes for MSRIQKERDRLLATTARTVGLTATVTALLCLSVPGTLPLPLYFASLVLLVCMGYAQFQLPALLRMRLWLWVIVVAGVALILIHLLPQHALAPSAVSAVGVIAAAAIPSVSVLGSTSRASIAQLVVAAVATVLATVSTLMVTGSRMTEALVFVVAGWVALTATGIWLSRTVPRTLKRISTMSRAYRVERQASETEARRRQGARLLHDTVLATLTLLAHSGVGVSVGALREQAAEDAALLRQLRLGFTPDPSRSGDYRLKPVEESTLGNTLESVKQRFRRMGLEVNWHGSGQVLLPSDILDAFLLALAECLENVRRHSGVNEAHVTITDDETTVRAMVTDSGVGFDVASIQEGRLGFTESIVARLRDVGGNARLFSSPGSGTTVVLEVPK; via the coding sequence ATGTCGCGCATCCAGAAGGAGCGTGATCGGCTCCTCGCCACCACCGCGCGGACGGTCGGACTCACCGCCACGGTGACCGCGCTGCTGTGCCTGAGCGTGCCGGGCACCCTGCCGCTCCCCCTGTACTTCGCCTCCCTCGTCCTGCTGGTCTGCATGGGCTACGCCCAGTTCCAGCTCCCGGCCCTGCTGCGGATGCGGCTGTGGCTCTGGGTGATCGTGGTCGCCGGCGTCGCGCTGATCCTCATCCATCTGCTCCCGCAGCACGCCCTGGCTCCCTCGGCGGTGAGTGCGGTCGGCGTCATCGCCGCGGCGGCCATCCCCAGCGTGAGCGTGCTCGGCAGCACCTCTCGGGCGAGCATCGCGCAGCTGGTCGTCGCCGCCGTCGCGACCGTGCTCGCCACGGTCTCGACGCTGATGGTCACCGGCTCGCGGATGACCGAGGCCCTGGTCTTCGTCGTCGCCGGCTGGGTGGCGCTCACCGCGACCGGCATCTGGCTCTCGCGCACCGTGCCGCGGACGCTGAAGCGCATCTCCACCATGAGCAGGGCGTACCGCGTCGAGCGGCAGGCGAGCGAGACGGAGGCCAGGCGCAGACAGGGCGCGCGGCTGCTCCACGACACGGTCCTGGCGACGCTGACCCTGCTCGCGCACTCGGGCGTCGGCGTCAGCGTCGGGGCGCTGCGGGAGCAGGCGGCCGAGGATGCCGCGCTGCTGCGCCAGCTGCGCCTCGGCTTCACGCCGGACCCGAGCCGGTCCGGCGACTACCGGCTGAAGCCCGTGGAGGAGTCGACGCTCGGGAACACGCTCGAGTCGGTCAAGCAGCGGTTCCGCCGGATGGGCCTCGAGGTCAACTGGCACGGCTCCGGCCAGGTGCTGCTGCCGAGCGACATCCTCGACGCGTTCCTGCTCGCCCTCGCCGAGTGTCTGGAGAACGTGCGCAGGCACTCCGGCGTGAACGAGGCGCACGTGACGATCACCGACGACGAGACCACGGTGCGTGCGATGGTCACCGACTCCGGTGTCGGGTTCGACGTCGCGAGCATCCAGGAGGGCAGACTCGGCTTCACGGAGTCGATCGTGGCCCGGCTGCGCGACGTCGGCGGCAACGCCCGTCTGTTCTCGTCCCCCGGCAGCGGGACGACCGTGGTGCTGGAGGTGCCGAAGTGA
- a CDS encoding homoserine O-acetyltransferase, whose amino-acid sequence MEWQTSADTAPSSFITEEQARSLLGKPHASGAWKESDPVGGRRFAGIGEFRFESGETLPFVRVAYETWGELSPERDNAVLVLHALTGDSHAVGAPGPGHPTAGWWQGIIGPGKAIDTDRWFVVVPNMLGGCQGTTGPASIAPDGAEWGPRFPFTTIRDQVNAQAAFAETIGIGRWAAVIGGSMGGMQALEWAVSFPERVERLAVLAAPPFSTADQIALNSVQIEAVRTDPLFHGGYYYDEKDGEGPHRGLALARRMALLNYRSPSELNARFERAWQSGISPLGGGGRFAVESYLDFHGNKFTRRFDANSYLTLVEAMNSHDVGRGRGGLAAALSLVTARTLVLGIDSDRLFPVEGQELIASHLRDTIDGRIPVVIRSDFGHDGFLIEDDAVSAHLRRLLAE is encoded by the coding sequence ATGGAGTGGCAGACGTCGGCCGACACGGCCCCCTCGAGTTTCATCACCGAGGAGCAGGCGCGTTCGCTGCTCGGAAAGCCGCACGCCAGCGGGGCGTGGAAGGAGTCCGACCCGGTCGGCGGCCGGCGGTTCGCCGGCATCGGCGAGTTCCGCTTCGAGAGCGGGGAGACGCTCCCGTTCGTGCGGGTCGCCTACGAGACCTGGGGCGAGCTGAGCCCGGAGCGCGACAACGCCGTGCTGGTGCTGCACGCGCTCACCGGCGACAGCCACGCGGTCGGCGCCCCCGGTCCCGGTCACCCTACGGCGGGCTGGTGGCAGGGAATCATCGGGCCGGGCAAGGCCATCGACACCGACCGCTGGTTCGTCGTCGTGCCCAACATGCTCGGCGGCTGCCAGGGCACCACGGGACCCGCCTCCATCGCCCCGGACGGCGCCGAGTGGGGGCCGCGCTTCCCGTTCACGACCATCCGCGACCAGGTGAACGCGCAGGCCGCCTTCGCCGAGACGATCGGGATCGGCCGCTGGGCCGCCGTGATCGGCGGCTCGATGGGCGGGATGCAGGCGCTGGAGTGGGCCGTCAGCTTCCCCGAGCGGGTCGAGCGGCTCGCCGTCCTCGCCGCTCCGCCGTTCTCGACCGCGGACCAGATCGCCCTCAACTCGGTGCAGATCGAGGCGGTGCGCACCGACCCGCTGTTCCACGGCGGCTACTACTACGACGAGAAGGACGGCGAAGGCCCGCACCGCGGGCTCGCCCTCGCCCGGCGGATGGCGCTGCTGAACTATCGCAGCCCGTCCGAGCTGAACGCGCGGTTCGAACGCGCGTGGCAGAGCGGTATCAGCCCGCTCGGCGGCGGCGGCCGCTTCGCGGTGGAGTCCTACCTCGACTTCCACGGCAACAAGTTCACCCGCCGGTTCGACGCCAACAGCTACCTCACCCTGGTCGAGGCGATGAACTCGCACGACGTCGGCCGGGGACGCGGCGGACTCGCCGCTGCGCTGTCCCTGGTCACCGCGCGGACGCTCGTGCTCGGCATCGACAGCGACCGGCTCTTCCCCGTGGAGGGACAGGAACTCATCGCCTCCCATCTGCGGGACACGATCGACGGTAGGATTCCCGTGGTGATCCGTTCCGACTTCGGCCACGACGGATTCCTGATCGAGGACGACGCCGTCAGCGCCCACCTGAGGCGGCTGCTCGCGGAGTGA
- a CDS encoding ion channel: MSDDAKRKRWEQATAWPGIGASVVFLIAYSWTILQPGMPHAVYLALIGVLGLIWVLFLLDYTVRLVYAEDKRRFVRRNAVDLLSVLLPLARPFRLLGDLGRVPLLRGNTASHLRRRVLIVAGSFVLMFVYVISLAVYQVERYAHGSNIRSFGDALWWACVTMATVGYGDYYPVTVTGRLLAVVLMIGGIAIVGTSSATIVSYLNERTQHLRQRHQHETGQQRADEGSDDG, encoded by the coding sequence GTGAGCGACGACGCGAAGCGCAAACGCTGGGAGCAGGCGACCGCCTGGCCCGGCATCGGCGCGAGCGTCGTCTTCCTCATCGCCTACTCCTGGACGATCCTGCAGCCAGGGATGCCGCACGCGGTGTACCTCGCGCTGATCGGCGTCCTCGGCCTGATCTGGGTGCTCTTCCTGCTCGACTACACCGTCCGGCTCGTCTACGCGGAGGACAAACGGCGATTCGTGCGGCGCAACGCCGTGGACCTGCTGTCCGTGCTGCTGCCGCTCGCCCGGCCCTTCCGCCTGCTCGGCGACCTCGGCCGGGTGCCGCTGCTGCGCGGGAACACGGCATCGCACCTGCGACGCAGGGTCCTCATCGTCGCCGGCTCGTTCGTCCTGATGTTCGTCTACGTCATCTCGCTCGCCGTGTACCAGGTGGAGCGCTACGCGCACGGCTCGAACATCCGCTCGTTCGGCGACGCCCTCTGGTGGGCCTGCGTCACGATGGCGACGGTCGGCTACGGCGACTACTACCCGGTGACCGTCACCGGGAGGCTGCTCGCCGTCGTGCTGATGATCGGCGGCATCGCGATCGTCGGCACCTCCAGCGCCACCATCGTCAGCTACCTCAACGAGCGCACCCAGCACCTCCGCCAGCGCCACCAGCACGAGACGGGACAGCAGCGGGCCGACGAGGGCTCCGACGACGGCTGA
- a CDS encoding SDR family oxidoreductase — MSNRRVVVTGASSGIGEATVRLFREKGWDVVGVARREDRLRALAEETGADVFVADLTKQDEVDALRDHLAATGGIHALVNNAGGAHGLDSVEASSIDDWVWMYEINVIATKRVISALLPLLRDGARASGHADIVTVTSIAGHTAYVGGGGYNAAKFAEHALTEVLRLELNGEPIRVIEVAPGMVATEEFSLVRFDGDKARRDAVYEDVPEPLVAEDVAETIVHALTLPRHVDLDLIVVKPVAQAASHRFHKGPLTVKN; from the coding sequence ATGAGCAACAGACGAGTGGTCGTGACGGGAGCGAGTTCGGGCATCGGCGAGGCGACGGTCCGCCTGTTCCGCGAGAAGGGCTGGGACGTCGTTGGCGTCGCCCGCCGCGAGGACCGCCTCCGTGCGCTCGCGGAGGAGACCGGCGCTGACGTGTTCGTCGCCGACCTCACCAAGCAGGACGAGGTGGACGCGCTCCGCGACCACCTGGCCGCGACCGGCGGCATCCACGCGCTCGTCAACAACGCCGGCGGGGCGCACGGGCTCGACTCGGTCGAGGCCTCCAGCATCGACGACTGGGTGTGGATGTACGAGATCAACGTCATCGCCACCAAGCGCGTGATCAGCGCGCTGCTGCCGCTGCTGCGCGACGGCGCCAGGGCCAGCGGCCACGCGGACATCGTCACCGTGACCTCCATCGCCGGCCACACCGCGTACGTCGGCGGCGGCGGATACAACGCGGCCAAGTTCGCGGAGCACGCGCTCACCGAGGTGCTCCGGCTGGAGCTGAACGGCGAGCCCATCCGCGTGATCGAGGTCGCGCCGGGGATGGTCGCGACCGAGGAGTTCTCGCTGGTGCGCTTCGACGGCGACAAGGCGAGGCGCGACGCGGTCTACGAGGATGTGCCGGAGCCGCTCGTCGCCGAGGACGTCGCTGAGACGATCGTGCACGCCCTCACGCTCCCCCGGCACGTGGATCTCGACCTCATCGTGGTGAAGCCGGTCGCCCAGGCCGCATCCCACCGCTTCCACAAGGGCCCGCTCACGGTCAAGAATTAG